Within the Phoenix dactylifera cultivar Barhee BC4 unplaced genomic scaffold, palm_55x_up_171113_PBpolish2nd_filt_p 000146F, whole genome shotgun sequence genome, the region CCTAGCTCTTTTATGCGGCCAATAATCTCAATTCATTCAAACTAAAGCATGCCTAAACTTAGTAGTGCCAAAAAATACACTATCAAAAATACAAGATTAGAAGCTTTACCACCAACCCCACATACCCATTCCCATACGGCAAGATGTATGTCCCCAGGATCCCTCTATCCATCTATTTATCAATccatctatatctatatatatatatatatatgtatgtatatatatactaaCTTGTAAATTTTTAATGACTTTTTGTTACAACATTTCCACACTGGGAGTTAGAAAAACAAGAAGGTACACCAGCAAAATCCAGCTCAATTAGCTttatatacattatcaacatTGTTTCTTTTGGTCCACAGTTTTCGGCAATTTTATTGACATATAGATCAGCTAAATAACAGTTAAGCATAAACACCAACATGACTATAGAAGAACACGCCACCCACTTATGTTTGTCTGTAAAAGAGAACATATGCCTGGTCATGCAGGACTTCGTTTGTATCCACAGCCGTGACAGATGCATCATCAAACCGAAGCCAGCAATCATCAGAATACCTTGCATCGGCAGTATAATGACCTCTAGAGGGCTCTCTACCATGGTGAGTGATGGTGGCCACGAGCTCATATTTCCGACCCTGCataaataaattgggaaaagcgAAAATCTAATGATTCTGTAGGCCAGTCCGGCATCCAGAAcagtaattaaaaaaattgtgtcGAATTTCCAGATGTAGATTTCTCCCGTTCCCCATCTTTTCTATTTTCACCCTTGTTTAAGCTTCAAATAAAAGGAATTCAACCGATCTGATAGTAGATGTCAGATGTGGTATGGAATCGAAAGTAACTAAAAATTGAACAGAGGAGGAAAGAAGGACAGAAGGTTTAGAGGCATAATCTGGAAAGAAATCGGGAAATAGCACAAACAGAAATACAAGAGGATGAAAAATGTCACCTTTGATGATGGAGAGACAAGTAACTCACGGCCAAGCACTAGCTCAAGGGGGAACCCGACAGGCTTACTCAATTTtgtgcttccttttcttccataGCTAAACCTCATCAAATGAAGTATCATTATCTTGGACAGTGTCTGTATTTTTATAGACTTGCTAGCACTAACCACCCCAGCCTGCACAAAATTGTTTCAATCCATAAGAATCAAGAAATAATTTGACACTGGAAGGGATGCGATGGTTAAGGACCTTTTCAATCCTTTCTTCTATTAACAGGTTCATAACAAAAGATATAAAATAGAACACGAAGAATTTGCTAAACGACATATTACTATAAAAGAGAATGCCTATGCATAGCATGAATTTCAATTCTTTAACGATTTTTATGCTGTAATATGTGAAGGTGAGTTCAATGAAAGTATGGCCAGCAGTCATAATGGTCTGGACTTTAACTCAGCATGAAGTATGGGAGCAATAGTTTGACATAGTTcaagacataattttatattattggtTAGACTCGTATTCCCAAAAAACATGCATGAATGATAACTGATGCAGTCCACATTACATTTGCAGCAAAAGGAGTTTGCTTGGCTAGTTTCTGCACTGAATGCTACTGAAAATAAGCATCCTATCTTTTCATTAATGGTTTAGCATAAGATCATTCGAATTCGAAAAATTCGAACCACAAAGGAAACTCCAAATAATGATTTTCATAAAGAATAACTGATGTTTGTCGGTTGAGAAACATTGAAATctggtctctttttttttgaaaaaaacttATGACAAAAAATAATTGTAATGTCATATtgatctaaaaaaaattatttccccTTAAGCAATTCGTAGAAGGATTTGCAGAGGATGACCTTGGAGCATAAGAGgctaaaagaaaaaggctgcaattGTCTTGTAGAAACAACTTTCATGGATGATTAACCAGATATAAATCCTGATAGCAGTTAGCTAACAACAACTACCCATAAGTGACTACTTTTGCAACATTGATTCTAATGAGGACATGGACTGAGATGTTTCTACCAGTATGAGAACATGTCGAGTGTCACGTGAATGTGATACTGTAATGATGTAATGTATGGCAAGAAGTTCCACCTACCTTGAAACCCATATAGTGTCTATAAATGTTAGGCAGAAAACAAGGTGCCAGATGAGAGTTGAGTATAGCAGTGGTAGGAAGCTGTGGATATATataatttgtatatatatatatatatatatatatatatatttggaaatGTTAGAAAAAATTAAGTTGAATCTTTGAAGTTGCATTTGCAGCGAGCATGCTTAAATAATTTGGTCAAAGGATGATCGGAAATGCTGAGAGGTACACAGGTATTGATGAAGAGTAGGTAAAGAGGAGACATCTAAGAAGAAATGAATGAAAGAAAGATGGAAGAATCCTAAGATGCTTCCCAATAGCAGTGCACTTAGCTGTTGCTTGAAACGAAGAGTAAAGGGAGACGTAAAAGCTAGCATTAGAGTAGCACTATGAACTGATGCAGGATTGAAAGAGGAGGTTTCATGACTTCTGCTATCATGCATGGTACTTGGCTATGATCTAGAGTTGAATTGGCATCTCTCCCCCCTCCTGCCCAAAAAAAAGTGTACATGTGTGCACTTATCTGCTGATTGAGATGAATAGTAAAGGAGATGCAAAAGCCCCAACTACAGTAGCAATGTGAACTCATATGGGATTAAGAGAGACTATCTCCTCCCCTCCtcgacacacacacacacacaaaaacaaaaacaaatcccCCTCCAGACCTATGCGTGCACTTATCTGTTGATTGAAGTGATTGGCAAAGGGAGATGAAAATGCCAGAATAAGAGTAGCAATGTGAGCTAATCTAAGATGGAGACAGATAGCAGCTTTCATGTCTTCTGTTACTTGAATTATACCTGCCTATGGTCTAGGGTTCGATTGGCATCTCCCCCTCTCTATCCAaccttcccctctctccctaTCTCACCCCCCCCACAACAACAAACCAAAAAAATAGTGTGTGCATTTGCACATGAGCAAGTTCATGTATGTACCTTTCTATTCCAGGTGTGTAACTTTCTGTTGCAACTAAAGGCATATCTTCCTAGTTCCCACTAACCAACTTTAGCCAAGAACCAAGAACTTTGCATTTTGAAGTAGCTGCGCACCTCCCACAAGCCTAGTGGCACAAAGAAATGTTAAACTAATTTGTGGAAGATCCTAGTGGCGTAAGCGAAAAATGTTGGCACAATTTGTGAAAGAGTTTAATCTGAGGTTGGCAGTTAATCGTAAAGATCTGCTTGATTTTTTCACGGAGAGTTTTTAGTTAAAGATTCATCCTCCACGGcaaactccaagttgtagggaGGAGGGACCTAAGTATGAGGAAGGTATCGAGGAATCACATCAGATTTTTGACTTTGTATATTAAAAAAACTTTGTTAGAAAAATTATGGCAACAATAGTAAAACCTGCCATCAAACTTGCATGAATTGTTCATACTTCTTAACTATGTTGCCCAAACACAATAATATTTGGAATTTAGGGTTTGTCATGGCATATTTTAGAGTCTGAACACTTTCAGATGTTAAGAGAAAACAGTCCTAGCACTCTTTGTATAGCCTTAAGTGTCAGCATTTGGCATGGCCATTCGACAGTTCAATGCAAATGTACTTTGCACTCAAccatctaaaataaaaaaagatgtcCCAATGCACAAGGCTCCTGCAACTACAGGATCTGGGGAGGGGTAGATGTACACAACTTTATTCCTGCATGCAGAGAAATTGTTTTCGTCTTTCAAACCCGTGATACCGaggtcacaatgaagcaacctaTCATTAAGCCCTGCCCTCTTACTCAACCATCTAAAATGCAAAACTTTATTGAGATAGTGTGTTTGAAGTTTGAGCACTTTTGTTTACataccttttcttctttttcttccatgaTACATAGCATTTTTTATTAACAATTATCACTAAGTAGCCAACCTAGTAAACTAATATACTTTTATACAGTTTGTATATTTGCTTTGTATTAAACTGTCCTTgtttcactttctttggagaatTTTAAGTGCCGTCCGCAATGTGACACCCAACATTAGGCTACAATGTCAGATGTTGAGGTAACACTCTCAAAAATTCATTTTCATCCTCCAGGCTCACCAATCAATGTTTTTATGGCTAGTCAAATGCTCATTGTTGCAAAAGATATGTCAGCTGTAAATAATGCTGTTCTAATAATAAAGAATGCTCCTCAAGCATGAAGATGAAGTTTACTGTTAACTTCATGAGATAACTGACATTTTAAAAAGAAAGCATATCTTGACTGCAGTTTAACTGGTTCATATCTTGAGTGCTTATCTGCAATGTTGATAAGGTTGGGATCGAATCGTAAACCATAAAGGTTAGATTGGATTGGATCGGATCCGCTCAAGTATCAGATTGTAGATTCAAAGATTTTTCCTGAtttgtttaaaattttttaaaatatagaaCATATACAGATATTAAAAAAAGAGCCAACTGTGATGTAGATGAATGGAGAATAAGAGCACATACACATAAAAAATTTAGTTTTCACCAATTCTAAGTCCATATATAGCatgttcaatgaaataaaaactGTCTACATACTTGCGAATTGCGATATTCAAATACGACAATAAATTCAATTATCCCTTTTAGGTAGGGTTTTTGAAAAACTAAAAACACAAGATTTCAACATGTGCTTGTCAGACTATGAAAATTTTGCATCTTATTTTTAACTTCACAAACTCCAATAACAAGCTTGCTTATTTTATAACTTGAAACTTAGTAGAGATAAGAAATTTAAAAGTTATATACCTCAAAGAAATCACAAAAAACAGACACATGATTTAATAAGTAAATAGCATAGTCGAGTTGGATTTATGAACCAAGGGGCTGTGTAATTCATCATACAGATCTATATCCTATATTCCCAACCGATTCTGATCCAAGTATGAGAACTGGATTATTTAGGGCCTTTCTAATCTGGATAGATCCGGATTGTGAATTGTAAGATTTTAACAACAATGCTTTCGTGATCCTTGCTGCAAAGTTCATATGTGAATATACATTCTAAAGCATACACTATTTATAGATTTCCCCGAAGGGCTATCATCTACCATTGATGGGCTGGCAAGGTACAACATTGTACCCTCTACCAGTCATGTACCTTTGTACCATTCTCGTACCTGTCTGGCCGAGAACATACCATATGGTATGGACCAATAGAGGATGGTAGATAAATTCTTGGTTTCCCCAAATCTAGTCAAGGATATTGGAGGAATATGAATTTGAAAATAAGATTTCTTCCAAATGGCTCTTTATAACAAATTATATCGATAATAAAGCACGGATCTATACCTTGCCAGATGAAGTTTTGTATCCTTCGAGAGTTTCTGGAGCAGAAAACAAATGAAATGCATCTCTAATAGTATGAACAGCTTCAGGAAAAATATCAAGATGGAGCAAAAGGAAGGGCTGAACTGTAGCCGAAGCCTTGTTGCCTGcatcataaaacattaaaattaATCCAACTACGCATCATGAGGAATTATTCATCATATATCATCAATGTATTGTCAGTAGAATCAGTATCAATATTGAATAAACTACATCATCCATTGCTGGACATGACAAAGTATCAGCTCACAGTATCTAAATAACTGGGAAATTCAAGGGCACAGCTACACAGACACGTGAATACAAGATATCGGGCCTCTGATTCTCAAGCTGGAGGATTTGAGGACATGGCTGCCAACTAAACTACATGACCACTTGTACTCCACGATGAAAATATCAAAGAGCAGATATAAAGCAAGTGTCAAGAGACATAAAAGCACTATCAGGAAATACATACAACAAGGACCTAGCATTTCAAACAGAAAGACAGCTCATACTATTTTGAATTTCGAAGAGTGGCTACAGTTAGTATTCATGGACCTGCAGACTCCAAGTGACAAGGAATCTTTTGTGAGCTAATAACAGAATAAAAGAAACAtggtaaaaattaattttcataCAAGGTTCCAAATAACTGAGATAAGGCTTGTAGGCAAGGGTGTGTTTGATAAAGTTGTTGTGGGATATATTATAGGTGGGCACTGGTTAGTATTAACTTAAGGTTATAAAATTAGCATTTCATTATCAGCATcaaaactaaaatcagattaaaaaaaaaaaaacaaaaagtcaTCATGTGTTAATATAACAAACAGTCTAAGATGCCCTGATGCTTTAATTTTGAAGGCAAGCCTGGCTTTTGAAGCTAACATAAATGCTTAGCATGGAACCCATAGACAGGTAAAGATTTACTCAAAAATTAATCCAAATAATGAGGTAGAACTTTTCTATCAAAAGTACCAGTAGCAACCACCATCTTACTCAAAGAAACTACCACAAATCCATATAGTATTATTCACAGGAGAAGGGCATCAAGAGTATGAGCTATCCagctaataaatatatttgatcATACGGGATTCAAAACATGGCTTTAAATAATTACATCATCATTAATACTCTTACCAACTTCacttttaaattcaaaaatttctatagGAACCTAAGGTTAAAAAAATGTAATAGGAATaactattcacaatttcaagTTAGGTACAAACTTAATGTGACTCAGCCTGctgcaaataatactttttaacTAGAATCATTCAACTAAAGCgaattaatattattaaaaaccaATTTTCATGTTTTTAGTGAATTTCCCCAAGCATATGAGCCCCCTGTGCATTTCCCTTAGCTGACAGAGATTAAGCATAAGAAAAATGCAATCAGTTCATAAACCTGCTTCTTCAAGTCACCCTGAATGCAAATAGTCATTTTAAAAGAATAACCAATATTGCCAACGCATCAGACATTTTATTATGGTTACAAAAGTATATCAAGCAACGGCAATTTTAAGACAGCAGCAAAATTAGTTTGTTAAGGTGTTACAGCTACACAAGTGTCTATGGTTAGAAGTTAGAACAAATAATAATCTCCATCAAATCAAAAGCCATATCATTTGAGATCATTCTCATGAATCCACATGCAAGAACCTACAATAGCATCACCCAAAAAAACCGTTAAAGAGCTGGCCAAGGAGATAGAGAATTGAATATTCGTGCTTCCAAACAGAGAAACCTATAATTAGGAAACTGCCAGATTTGGAGATGTTACTGAACAAGTAGAGAAGAATATATACAAACACTTAACACTACTTGCACTCTAATCTCTATAATGCAACAAAGCCAACCTACCTGTGGTCTTCACAACACTTCTTAATTGACCCCCAAAAATTGCACTTAACTCAGATGGCACAAAGTTCTGAGTTCTGGTCACTTCAGACTTGTTTTTTGGCCCAACAGTTTCCCAACCATCTTCTTCAGAAGAAGAAATCAGAGGCAATTTTGCTTCATTAGAACTAGGAGATTGGCCATCAAGTTTCAACAGTTCATCGTGCATTTGATTCATAACAAAACTCAAAAACTCCTGAGCATCTTCTTGTCTGCAAAAGAATTGATGTTTAGATAATAGGTAGATGACTAAGAAAATACTCCATCTTACTGATAAAGTCGCTTAAGCAAGGCATTAAAGGCACATGCCTATTGTTTGCCTTTCGCCAGAGAGAAAAATATGGATCTGATGATAAAAAccatcaaataaaaaatgaatgaaTGCTTACAAGAAATATTCAAGCGAatgacataatttgttcttaaatcTGCATGCAGTGGTTACGTAATTAGAATTCACCAAGACTACAGCATAGTATCACTGTCTAGATAGTTTTGAACTTTTCTTGGCCTATACAAAGAGTAAATCAAAAACCTTGAGGAAGAATTATAGACTTGGAACTAAAATACTTCCCTGTTAGAATGCAGCATGCATGGACACAGACATGCACAAACACATGGAAGTCAAGGCTTTAGACCAAGTTCATCTACTTGCTTTGGGTTATACAGCCATCATAGTTTTATCATCAGGCAGTTCTTCTATTAATGGAAACTATTAATTCTGCATACGTTTAAGTGACAAAACCAAAAGCAAGAACAAAGATATATGATCGATGAGATAAGTTCATAAAGTATCAAGATCTATTATCCTTCATCGATTTTTTAGTGAGCTTTTAGGCCAAGTTTTGTAGTACTTGTTTATAATACCCATACCAATATCCAACTGGTATAGTGTCAGTACGATCCTTGTTCTTGGTACTAGCACTTGACTAAGTAGGATTGGCAATCAACAGGTCAGGTCATGTTTGGGTTGGGTTGATGACATATATCAAGACCCATGGGACTTGACCGGAACCCAACCCGATCCTTCATGCTAGTGGGTCAAGAATTTCTAACCGAACTCAACCCACAGCCAACCTGCCAACCTGCAACCTACCCACTGACCCATTTAAGGCCCAAGGCTATTTAGTTTTAGGCTTTATGTTAAAATGGGCAGGCTATCTTTTTTATAGCATTCGGACTATTTATGCTACAACTCATCTCTCCTTCTAGTTCTAAGCCATTGGATGATCCAAACACACATATATTACataattttctaaaatatatatgaatatcAATATAAATATCTTAAAAATATATGGATTATatacccccctcccccctctctctctatgAACCAATAGGTTGAGGAGGCTTTATTGGAACCTCATCAGACTCGCTGGCAGGTTAAGATTGGCTGACCCACACTTGACTTGTGAACCTGATGGGTTGGGTCTTGGTCGGGTAAATGGTATGGGTCAAAAGTTGCCACCCTTCGACTGAGTATCTTTCTGCTACCATTACGAGTTGGCATGCTCGGTACAGGCCAGTACAGCTCAATACTACAAaccaaggttcgctgtaccggtcggtaccagtcggtaccgagcgtaccatatccgtaccgatgggtaccggtatcggtacaccaatgtcggtgcggtcggtaccgagcgtacggtaccgtaccgacactcggtacgcctatactagtgcggcaccggtacgggtttcggtaccggtacggcgaaccttgctacaaaccatgccataatcacAATTAACATAAGCAAACTGTTATCACTTGATGCTATGGAAGGAAATCAGAACAAGAGCATTGTACAAGCACACACCTTGGCCTGCCTGATATTCCAGTTGGTAAATCCGGGGTAAACCTTTTCAGAACAGGATCAAACATAACGGGACTGAAAGACTTGGTTTCAAGAGCTCCTCGCTCGTTATTCTTCAGGCATGAATCATCAGGCATGCCAAATTCAGAGATAAACTCCACAAATGCAATTAATGTTGGATAGCCAATCTAAATAGAAGCAAGTAATCTAAATAAGGATAAGgaaaacaccaaaaaaaaagaaaaaaaatcatataagtAGTGTTGTGAGTTATTAAAACCTTAGGAATGTCTCGATTCCTTAGATCTTGCAAAAGCTGAACAAATGGTGAACAGGAGAGAAGTGCCTGCAGTGTTGCATTAAGGAAGCACATATTTCCTGAATTTATTAAGCCTCGTGGAAGAATTCGTGTAGCCAATGATGCTTTCTCCCTTGATGTTTCTGGGACATCCACCACAGGATTCACAACTGCTGAGGAATCAACTAATATGTTCTTGCATTTAGGTGTTTGAATTCCATCCTTGTGCAAGTTTGGGTTTGATAATGACTCTGCATCAGCAGATTCATTTTCAGATATTTGCAAAGGAACTATATCTAAGGCATCACTTTCATTTTCAGTAACCCCATCAGTGCGGGAAAAACAAGGGTTATGGCCTCCATTTGCTTGGGCCTCCATATCTTTTTTGAAAGTATTACATGCTTTGGCCTTCTCAATCTTGGTCTTTTTGTCATCTGCAACCAGCTTTGAACCTTGGATATCCTTTGATCTTCCAAATGAATCAGTTTCTTTGGGTTCAGCAATCAAACATTTAGATGACTTTGGAGAAGAAAAGTCTAAAGATTTGGATTGCAACCCTGCCTTTTCCAAAGGATGCACATTGCTTTCGACTAACtgtctttggaataacctagtCTCATCTTCGGTGAATGACCCAAATATTAGGACCTACTAAAGCAAATGCAGACAAGATTAAAGGGGGAAAGATATACTATAATGTAGCATAAAAGTAAAGATTTTTGAAAGCTTCAAATTCCGGTGAGATAGAAGTATGTCTCTTGCAGAGAGGCAAAATCTGTAATCagtcaaaaaataaaaggtgAAATTATAATAATTAACAATAAAGTAACATCACATATTAAAATGAACATATTAAAAGTTGCCAGCATGCACGACCATGATCTACAACAATCACATGAAGAAGAATATCTAGAGAGTTTAAAAGTTTTGTGCAATTAACTTAGTGGAGACCTAATCTACCAGAAGCATTTATTTGCACAGCACATCTGTACTAGCTTTGCAAGCATTGATGAATATTTGTAAAATTTGTTTCTTAGCATATTTTCCACCAACATTTAAGTCCAAATGATGCATCAAATAGCAATGAAACTTATCTTAAACTAAAATTTGCCTATAGTGTAAATTTGGACCACATGAATCAGCCTAATCAAACCACCACCCTTAGTCCAACTCTCCATGCCAATGCCATACTTAGAACCTAGCCTATCATGTTTACGGCTGAACTTGAATGTGCATCAGATACCATCAACATTGATATATGCAAATGCCAGACATCATCCATATGGAATATATGGGACTGATACCTATCCAATTTACAAGGAGAATAGATTTGTAATATGATCAGTAATAAAGTGAACCAACCTATGATAATGAATAAGCATATTTAGTCTCCATACATATAATAATTGCTGAATTGATTGCGCTATGCTGTCTAGTCAAATTAGTAAAAAGAGACACCCAACATCCCATCTGAATTTATGAAAGACAGACTAGAGCTATCCAACATCCCATGTTTTACTGAACCTATTACAAGGTTAAGTTCCAATCCAAATAGCGCTCTAAATGAAAGAATGGATTGTTGTATTACTGTGCTGTCATGAATGAAACCTGATATACtgcattcaataataaataatagattccatatacagataagaaataacaaaaattattaGGAAATCCTGTTGATACCTATGC harbors:
- the LOC103695455 gene encoding ubiquitin carboxyl-terminal hydrolase 24-like isoform X1; translation: MSDHKVLIFGSFTEDETRLFQRQLVESNVHPLEKAGLQSKSLDFSSPKSSKCLIAEPKETDSFGRSKDIQGSKLVADDKKTKIEKAKACNTFKKDMEAQANGGHNPCFSRTDGVTENESDALDIVPLQISENESADAESLSNPNLHKDGIQTPKCKNILVDSSAVVNPVVDVPETSREKASLATRILPRGLINSGNMCFLNATLQALLSCSPFVQLLQDLRNRDIPKIGYPTLIAFVEFISEFGMPDDSCLKNNERGALETKSFSPVMFDPVLKRFTPDLPTGISGRPRQEDAQEFLSFVMNQMHDELLKLDGQSPSSNEAKLPLISSSEEDGWETVGPKNKSEVTRTQNFVPSELSAIFGGQLRSVVKTTGNKASATVQPFLLLHLDIFPEAVHTIRDAFHLFSAPETLEGYKTSSGKAGVVSASKSIKIQTLSKIMILHLMRFSYGRKGSTKLSKPVGFPLELVLGRELLVSPSSKGRKYELVATITHHGREPSRGHYTADARYSDDCWLRFDDASVTAVDTNEVLHDQAYVLFYRQT
- the LOC103695455 gene encoding ubiquitin carboxyl-terminal hydrolase 24-like isoform X2, which produces MEAQANGGHNPCFSRTDGVTENESDALDIVPLQISENESADAESLSNPNLHKDGIQTPKCKNILVDSSAVVNPVVDVPETSREKASLATRILPRGLINSGNMCFLNATLQALLSCSPFVQLLQDLRNRDIPKIGYPTLIAFVEFISEFGMPDDSCLKNNERGALETKSFSPVMFDPVLKRFTPDLPTGISGRPRQEDAQEFLSFVMNQMHDELLKLDGQSPSSNEAKLPLISSSEEDGWETVGPKNKSEVTRTQNFVPSELSAIFGGQLRSVVKTTGNKASATVQPFLLLHLDIFPEAVHTIRDAFHLFSAPETLEGYKTSSGKAGVVSASKSIKIQTLSKIMILHLMRFSYGRKGSTKLSKPVGFPLELVLGRELLVSPSSKGRKYELVATITHHGREPSRGHYTADARYSDDCWLRFDDASVTAVDTNEVLHDQAYVLFYRQT